In Fluviispira sanaruensis, a genomic segment contains:
- a CDS encoding FecCD family ABC transporter permease, translating into MQALSNNPNFKLKKNYIIYIFSFLLLFILFLYSLSLGPVELSFDKVLLSFLQSDDTFERRLIIETRLARTLMACLVGSSFAVAGVMLQSVTKNPMACPSLLGVTQGAGLGIVIVLALFPFCPLPVYLGCAVLGGILAAAVTYFIAISVGISPLRLILAGQAINALLYALTQAILIFLPTRSGVILINLNGSVAGANWQQLTYVSPILLLLIIIAIFNIKNLQVLSFGKEIASSLGLSTEFLLAFFLFIIVLLCAASVSLAGPILFFPLIVVHFSKFIVGENLAKQLPFSILSGAILMLFSDCLMRAIFSNQEIPVGFFIALVGAPILILSSRMKRLLNNG; encoded by the coding sequence TTGCAAGCTTTATCAAATAATCCTAATTTCAAGTTAAAAAAAAATTATATAATTTATATTTTTAGCTTTTTATTGCTCTTTATCCTATTTCTTTATTCATTATCATTGGGACCAGTTGAACTTTCTTTTGATAAAGTTTTGCTTTCTTTTTTGCAATCTGACGATACATTTGAACGTCGACTCATAATTGAAACAAGACTTGCGCGAACTTTAATGGCATGTCTTGTCGGATCAAGCTTCGCAGTTGCTGGTGTTATGCTGCAATCTGTTACTAAAAATCCAATGGCTTGTCCTAGTTTATTAGGGGTGACTCAAGGGGCAGGTCTTGGAATTGTCATCGTATTAGCTTTATTTCCATTCTGCCCATTACCTGTTTATTTAGGTTGTGCTGTTTTAGGTGGAATTTTAGCAGCTGCAGTTACATATTTTATAGCTATATCTGTTGGTATTTCGCCATTAAGATTGATTTTAGCTGGTCAAGCAATAAATGCTTTGTTATATGCTCTCACTCAAGCAATTCTTATTTTTTTACCAACTCGCTCTGGTGTCATCCTTATAAATTTAAATGGCTCTGTCGCCGGAGCAAATTGGCAGCAATTAACTTATGTATCTCCAATTCTTCTTCTATTAATTATTATTGCAATATTTAATATTAAAAACCTGCAGGTTTTATCGTTTGGAAAAGAGATTGCAAGTTCTCTCGGATTAAGCACTGAATTTTTGCTTGCTTTTTTTCTTTTTATTATTGTTCTACTTTGTGCAGCATCGGTGAGTTTAGCGGGACCAATTCTTTTTTTCCCGTTAATAGTTGTCCATTTTAGTAAGTTTATTGTTGGAGAAAATTTAGCTAAACAACTTCCATTTTCAATTTTATCTGGTGCAATTCTCATGTTATTTTCAGATTGCCTCATGCGTGCTATTTTTTCAAATCAAGAAATTCCAGTTGGATTTTTTATTGCTTTGGTGGGGGCGCCTATCCTTATATTATCTTCCCGCATGAAAAGGCTTTTAAATAATGGATAA
- a CDS encoding ABC transporter substrate-binding protein: MKKLLVSALLSLYVPICGAAEFPLSVKAENGVVKLEKKPERIVVLEFGLLDELKLLGVKPVGMGKSDNTEGQDPAHLQEFIKDIPGVGTRDEPSLEAIAKLKPDLIIGEVTFISGLLPQLNKIAPTILLNGILGDPAEQVKNLKILASITNTEDKVDGIVKHHDEIRRKAIDLSMKSKPKTVLMGFITPSGIFRVLSSNAIATPILKDLNKTNLIKDTSVMHRVDITVEGVLQKNPDQIVILLTDGDLAPYEKLKANPLWKDVRAFKQNQVYFLDRNVWAKTHGIEAMEVMYEEAIQSGFLDGTQQKLSSNKNNI, encoded by the coding sequence ATGAAAAAACTGCTAGTCTCAGCACTCTTAAGTTTATATGTGCCCATTTGTGGTGCAGCTGAATTTCCATTATCTGTTAAAGCAGAAAATGGCGTTGTTAAGTTAGAAAAAAAACCTGAGAGAATTGTTGTGCTTGAATTTGGCTTACTTGATGAATTAAAATTGCTAGGTGTTAAACCTGTAGGTATGGGAAAAAGTGATAATACCGAAGGGCAAGATCCTGCTCACTTGCAAGAATTTATAAAAGATATACCTGGCGTTGGAACGCGCGACGAGCCAAGTTTAGAAGCAATAGCGAAATTAAAGCCTGATCTTATTATTGGCGAAGTCACATTTATCTCGGGCTTGTTACCTCAGCTCAACAAGATTGCACCCACTATTTTATTAAATGGTATTTTAGGTGATCCCGCGGAACAAGTTAAAAACTTAAAAATTCTTGCAAGTATTACAAATACTGAAGATAAAGTTGACGGAATTGTTAAACATCATGATGAAATCCGCAGAAAAGCAATTGACTTATCTATGAAATCAAAACCCAAAACAGTATTGATGGGCTTTATCACACCGAGTGGAATTTTTAGAGTGCTTTCCTCAAATGCCATTGCAACACCAATTTTAAAAGATTTAAACAAAACAAATCTTATTAAAGATACAAGTGTTATGCACCGTGTTGATATTACTGTTGAAGGCGTTTTACAAAAAAATCCAGATCAAATCGTTATTTTATTAACAGATGGTGATCTTGCTCCCTATGAAAAATTAAAAGCAAATCCATTGTGGAAAGATGTACGTGCTTTCAAACAGAATCAAGTTTATTTTCTTGATAGAAACGTTTGGGCAAAAACTCATGGAATTGAAGCAATGGAAGTTATGTACGAAGAAGCAATACAATCAGGCTTTTTGGATGGTACACAACAAAAATTGAGCTCAAATAAAAATAATATTTAA
- a CDS encoding DMT family transporter, with protein MWITIAILSSIIFGIASVIMKSASIKKCSDHYVLWGLYFTGTLVFLITSYGKLSFNFNISILLAALIIAIGSYFGNWLFIKALEVGPASLTASMLNINLPIIILMSVFVYGEELNYIKVAIIFLLFIAVLLVKLDPNEKMVIKDKKWFIWVVLSSGFLFLREGGLKITLELGYNNQIILLYSYIICLLLSSIAIIKKEYNILKQSNSTYEATQKLKSVNTYFRENNTSGLYFGLVTGICSGVGLCLYSEALILGPTSLVALIFSARSMVIVVMSYLLHKERLSMFQKCSVLFLCIGLSLASFIK; from the coding sequence ATGTGGATAACGATTGCTATTTTAAGTTCGATTATTTTTGGAATAGCAAGCGTCATTATGAAGTCGGCTTCTATAAAAAAATGTTCCGATCATTATGTTCTTTGGGGCCTGTATTTTACAGGCACTCTCGTCTTCTTAATAACCTCATATGGAAAATTATCATTTAATTTCAATATTTCAATTTTATTAGCTGCACTCATTATTGCGATTGGATCTTATTTTGGCAATTGGCTTTTTATTAAGGCACTTGAAGTCGGTCCTGCGAGCTTAACCGCATCTATGCTAAATATAAATCTCCCAATTATTATTTTAATGTCCGTTTTTGTTTATGGGGAAGAGTTAAATTATATTAAAGTGGCTATAATTTTTCTTCTTTTTATAGCAGTTTTACTGGTTAAGCTCGATCCAAATGAAAAAATGGTGATAAAAGACAAAAAGTGGTTTATTTGGGTTGTCTTAAGCTCAGGTTTTCTTTTTTTACGAGAAGGTGGATTAAAAATAACTTTAGAGCTTGGCTATAACAATCAAATTATTTTGCTCTATTCATATATTATATGCCTTTTATTATCGAGTATAGCTATTATAAAGAAAGAGTATAACATTCTCAAACAAAGCAATAGTACTTATGAAGCGACCCAAAAGCTGAAATCTGTAAATACCTATTTCAGAGAAAATAATACCTCTGGCCTCTATTTTGGCTTAGTTACAGGCATTTGTTCCGGAGTGGGGCTTTGTTTATATTCTGAAGCCTTAATATTAGGCCCAACAAGTTTGGTGGCTTTAATATTTTCTGCTAGAAGTATGGTTATAGTTGTTATGTCATATTTGTTACATAAGGAAAGGCTTTCTATGTTTCAAAAATGCTCCGTTTTATTCTTATGCATAGGACTTTCTCTTGCAAGCTTTATCAAATAA
- a CDS encoding FecCD family ABC transporter permease, whose protein sequence is MDKAIYKNTRLLILFIFLLLLSYFYLMIGVTSFSISDVWNVLTKKIDVAGADFIVSDVRLPRVIIGTLCGAMFALSGSLLQCVLRNPMAAPDILGVNSACSLFILLFTFLIPNDFDLNNLIYAVFGGFIGFFVTILASLDNKKINQTRLIIVGVAVGALFKACCQFVIMQSDERQSSLVSFLTGTLYHSSWNSVQQIIYPACFLIFITFFFYRQLDILQLNEESAASIGFKVTKWKVIIILLALMLASIAVSGSGSLGFIGLIAPNLARILFGSSHKFNLFGSCFIGATLTLFSDFIGRIVFPPFEIPAGIVSIIIGAPYFLYLMKNIGRYK, encoded by the coding sequence ATGGATAAAGCTATTTATAAAAACACGCGCCTGCTTATTCTTTTTATATTTCTTTTACTCTTAAGTTATTTTTATTTAATGATTGGAGTAACATCTTTTTCAATATCAGATGTGTGGAATGTTCTCACAAAAAAAATAGATGTTGCGGGAGCCGATTTTATTGTAAGTGACGTCCGATTGCCGCGAGTGATTATTGGTACACTGTGTGGGGCAATGTTCGCACTTTCTGGAAGTTTACTTCAATGTGTTTTACGCAACCCAATGGCTGCTCCAGATATTTTAGGAGTGAATTCCGCTTGTTCTTTGTTTATTTTATTATTCACTTTTCTTATTCCAAATGATTTTGATTTAAATAACCTTATATACGCAGTTTTTGGTGGATTCATTGGTTTTTTTGTTACAATTCTTGCATCATTAGATAATAAAAAAATCAATCAAACAAGATTAATAATCGTTGGTGTTGCAGTTGGTGCGCTTTTTAAAGCATGTTGTCAGTTTGTAATTATGCAGTCAGATGAACGGCAAAGCTCATTGGTTTCATTTTTAACAGGTACATTGTATCACTCAAGCTGGAATTCAGTTCAGCAGATCATTTATCCAGCCTGTTTCCTTATATTCATAACATTTTTCTTCTATCGCCAATTAGATATATTGCAATTAAATGAAGAATCCGCTGCAAGTATCGGATTTAAAGTTACAAAATGGAAAGTAATTATCATTCTTCTCGCTCTTATGCTTGCATCAATTGCTGTATCAGGCAGTGGAAGTTTAGGTTTTATTGGGTTAATTGCCCCCAATTTAGCGCGAATTTTATTCGGCTCTTCACACAAATTCAATTTATTTGGCTCCTGTTTTATAGGCGCTACATTAACTCTGTTTTCAGATTTTATCGGGAGAATAGTTTTTCCTCCATTTGAGATTCCTGCCGGAATTGTTTCAATCATAATTGGTGCACCATATTTTTTATATCTTATGAAAAATATTGGGCGTTATAAATAA
- a CDS encoding adenosine deaminase, with product MQISQLIKSLPKAELHLHIEGTLEPELMFELAQRNNIQLPYASIDEVRKSYEFHDLQSFLDVYYLGASVLRTRQDFFDLTFAYLEKAHEDGITHTEIFFDPQTHTKRGVLFEDIIMGIADALAKGKEEFAISSYIIMSFLRHLSEDDAFEVLELAKPYYKYIKAIGLDSAEVGNPPEKFKNVFAKALDLGFLTVAHAGEEGPAENIRNSLELLKVQRIDHGVNCVQDDKLLEELIYKKIPLTICPLSNIKLKVFQHMKEHNIRDLYLKGACVTINSDDPSYFGGYLADNYFECQRHLNFSFIELIQIAKNSFRASFLSEEEKLLKMEELENFVKSLSGLYAAEK from the coding sequence ATGCAAATTTCTCAACTTATCAAATCATTACCCAAAGCAGAACTTCATTTGCATATTGAAGGAACTTTAGAACCAGAACTTATGTTTGAATTGGCGCAAAGAAATAATATTCAACTTCCTTATGCTAGTATTGATGAAGTTAGAAAATCTTATGAATTTCATGATCTACAATCCTTTTTAGATGTCTACTATTTAGGCGCAAGCGTGCTTCGAACTCGGCAAGATTTTTTTGACCTGACTTTTGCTTATTTAGAAAAAGCTCATGAGGATGGAATTACCCATACTGAAATCTTTTTTGATCCACAAACGCATACAAAAAGAGGTGTTTTATTTGAAGATATAATCATGGGTATAGCTGATGCTTTAGCTAAGGGTAAAGAAGAATTTGCTATTTCTTCTTATATTATTATGTCTTTTTTACGTCATTTAAGCGAAGATGATGCTTTTGAAGTACTTGAATTAGCTAAACCTTATTACAAATATATTAAAGCAATTGGCCTTGATTCAGCTGAAGTAGGGAATCCTCCTGAAAAGTTTAAAAATGTTTTTGCCAAAGCTCTCGATTTAGGCTTTTTAACCGTAGCCCATGCTGGGGAGGAAGGGCCAGCAGAAAATATCAGAAACTCTCTTGAGCTTTTAAAAGTTCAACGAATCGATCATGGTGTCAATTGTGTACAGGATGACAAACTATTAGAAGAACTAATTTATAAAAAGATACCTTTAACAATTTGCCCCTTATCGAATATAAAATTAAAAGTTTTTCAGCATATGAAAGAACACAATATAAGAGATCTATATTTAAAAGGCGCGTGCGTGACTATTAATTCAGATGATCCTTCCTATTTTGGCGGTTATTTAGCTGATAATTATTTTGAATGCCAAAGACATCTTAATTTTTCTTTTATTGAGCTTATACAAATCGCCAAAAACTCGTTTCGTGCATCGTTTTTAAGTGAAGAAGAAAAACTTTTAAAAATGGAAGAATTAGAAAATTTTGTAAAAAGCTTGAGCGGGCTTTATGCGGCTGAAAAATAA
- a CDS encoding NAD/NADP-dependent octopine/nopaline dehydrogenase family protein — MKKIAVIGCGHGGQALAGHFAILGHSVNLYAHPRHLGGYEAVHRNGGVQCQGVVQGFGKLNLVTTHIEEALKNIDYIFIALPVPAHEAIFINMLPFLESNQIVINLSGHFSGIFQYDILKRSGWEKDILIADITSFPYACRAENPSFANILAIKNKMGISSLNYSHGQEIKTAIQDFFPCELVTMSSFIETGLYDPCGISHPPSVLFNAGRIGNKEEYYFYKDGVSIETARFLEKIDEDRINIGKNLGFNLPPYYQVMNDYYGLSHKSIYDFFKNSPIHNKNKLNPKSLNDRYISEDVPFSLVPWYSLGQSAGYESSAMRNIIDITSILNQVDYLSAGRIITKDHLKAYKICG, encoded by the coding sequence ATGAAAAAAATTGCTGTCATTGGATGTGGTCATGGCGGACAAGCTTTAGCTGGACATTTTGCGATATTGGGGCACTCAGTAAATTTATATGCACATCCGCGACATCTCGGTGGCTACGAAGCAGTGCATAGAAATGGCGGAGTGCAATGTCAAGGGGTTGTTCAAGGTTTCGGGAAGTTAAATCTTGTAACCACCCACATAGAAGAAGCATTAAAAAATATAGATTACATTTTTATTGCTTTACCAGTGCCAGCGCATGAAGCTATATTTATAAATATGCTTCCATTTTTAGAAAGTAATCAGATTGTTATAAATTTATCTGGCCATTTTTCTGGAATTTTTCAATATGATATTTTAAAGAGATCGGGGTGGGAAAAAGATATTTTGATAGCAGATATCACTTCTTTTCCGTACGCATGTCGTGCAGAAAATCCTTCATTTGCAAATATATTAGCAATTAAAAATAAAATGGGAATTTCATCTTTGAATTATTCCCATGGGCAAGAAATTAAGACCGCAATTCAAGATTTTTTTCCATGTGAATTGGTTACAATGTCTAGCTTTATAGAAACAGGTTTATATGACCCATGTGGTATTAGTCATCCTCCATCTGTGTTATTCAATGCAGGTAGAATAGGTAACAAAGAAGAATACTATTTTTATAAAGATGGTGTTTCAATTGAAACTGCGCGTTTTTTAGAAAAAATAGATGAAGATCGCATAAATATTGGTAAGAATTTAGGCTTTAATTTACCACCTTATTATCAGGTTATGAACGATTATTATGGCTTATCGCATAAGAGTATTTATGATTTCTTTAAAAACTCTCCTATTCATAATAAGAATAAATTAAACCCAAAATCATTAAATGATCGTTATATATCGGAAGATGTTCCATTTTCACTTGTACCATGGTATAGTTTAGGACAAAGTGCAGGTTATGAATCCTCAGCTATGAGAAATATAATTGATATTACTTCTATATTAAATCAAGTGGATTATTTAAGTGCTGGCCGTATTATTACAAAAGATCATTTGAAAGCGTATAAAATATGTGGATAA
- a CDS encoding NAD-dependent formate dehydrogenase, translated as MAKILCVLFDDPIDGYPKNYARDEMPSISHYEGGQSLPNPSSIDFQPGHLLGSVSGELGLRSYLEKLGHKYIVTSDREGSDSIFARELHDAEIIISQPFWPAYLSQERLAQANNLKLVITAGVGSDHIDLSAAVHKKITVAEVTNSNSISVAEHAVMMILSLVRNYIPSYKYVVEGGWNIADCVSRAYDLEGMHVGTLGAGRIGLGILKRLNPFGVKLHYTDKYRLAKETEKELNLTYHENLESLAKAVDVLTINCPLHPETDGIIDEKLLKKMRRGSYIVNTARGKICNQEAIVNALQTEHLAGYAGDVWYPQPAPKNHPWRHMPNHAMTPHISGATLSAQARYAAGVKEILEAWFANKPIRNEYLIVQNGELAGAGAHAYTTKM; from the coding sequence GTGGCAAAAATATTATGCGTATTATTTGATGATCCAATAGATGGTTACCCAAAGAATTATGCACGTGATGAAATGCCTTCCATATCACATTATGAAGGTGGTCAATCTCTACCCAATCCAAGCAGCATAGATTTTCAACCTGGTCATTTACTTGGAAGTGTTTCAGGCGAATTGGGATTAAGATCTTATTTAGAAAAATTAGGTCATAAATATATTGTTACCTCTGATAGAGAAGGTTCTGATTCCATTTTTGCAAGAGAATTGCATGATGCAGAAATAATTATTTCGCAACCATTTTGGCCAGCATATTTATCCCAAGAGCGCTTGGCACAGGCCAATAATTTAAAACTTGTTATCACAGCAGGTGTTGGTTCGGATCATATTGATTTAAGTGCGGCAGTTCATAAAAAAATCACCGTTGCGGAAGTAACAAATAGCAATAGTATCAGTGTTGCTGAACATGCTGTGATGATGATTTTATCACTCGTAAGAAATTACATTCCTTCATATAAATATGTTGTTGAAGGAGGTTGGAATATTGCTGATTGTGTTTCAAGGGCTTATGATTTAGAAGGAATGCATGTTGGAACATTGGGAGCGGGTCGAATAGGTTTAGGAATCTTAAAAAGACTCAATCCATTTGGAGTTAAGTTACATTATACAGATAAATACCGCTTAGCAAAAGAAACTGAAAAAGAATTAAATTTAACTTACCATGAAAATTTAGAATCTTTAGCAAAAGCAGTTGATGTTTTAACCATCAATTGTCCGCTTCATCCAGAGACAGACGGAATAATAGATGAGAAATTGCTTAAAAAAATGCGCAGAGGGTCCTATATTGTAAATACTGCGCGTGGAAAAATTTGCAATCAAGAGGCTATTGTCAATGCACTGCAAACGGAACATTTAGCAGGATATGCAGGCGATGTTTGGTATCCACAACCTGCCCCTAAAAATCATCCATGGAGACATATGCCGAACCATGCCATGACACCGCATATTTCTGGTGCCACTCTTTCAGCACAGGCACGTTATGCTGCAGGAGTAAAAGAAATTCTTGAGGCTTGGTTTGCCAATAAACCTATTCGGAATGAATATTTGATCGTGCAAAATGGGGAACTCGCAGGAGCTGGTGCGCATGCTTATACAACAAAGATGTGA
- a CDS encoding SDR family NAD(P)-dependent oxidoreductase, producing the protein MNSNFQKKYGPWALVTGASDGIGRALAIEIAKVGLNLIIVGRNNERLEKLGSEIQKKFNVIVKIIAIDLAKNESNKALISQINQYEIGLFAAIAGFGTSGDFFKGKIQDELEMIDVNCRSVVEQTYYFANRFVTQKRGGIILMGSLVGFQGVPYSANYAATKAFIQNFAEGLHFELKQFGVDVLSSAPGPVQSGFGKRANLNMGNAASTEVVAEKTIQALGYMVTIRPGFLSKFLGWSLIILPRIMRIYIMRIIMGKMAK; encoded by the coding sequence ATGAATTCTAATTTTCAAAAAAAATATGGTCCATGGGCTTTGGTAACAGGAGCATCAGACGGAATCGGGCGTGCACTCGCAATTGAAATTGCTAAAGTTGGCCTTAATTTAATAATAGTAGGTAGAAATAATGAACGCTTGGAGAAATTAGGTTCTGAAATTCAGAAAAAATTTAATGTTATAGTTAAAATAATTGCAATCGATCTAGCAAAAAATGAAAGTAATAAAGCATTGATCTCTCAAATTAATCAATATGAAATTGGTTTATTTGCAGCAATAGCTGGTTTTGGCACTTCTGGTGACTTTTTTAAAGGGAAAATTCAAGATGAATTAGAAATGATTGATGTTAATTGTCGCTCAGTCGTGGAACAAACTTATTATTTTGCAAATCGATTTGTTACTCAAAAAAGAGGCGGCATAATTTTAATGGGTTCTTTAGTTGGATTTCAAGGTGTTCCTTATTCTGCGAATTATGCTGCAACAAAAGCCTTTATACAAAACTTCGCAGAAGGGCTGCATTTTGAATTAAAACAATTTGGAGTGGATGTTCTTTCTTCAGCACCAGGTCCTGTTCAATCTGGATTTGGCAAGCGTGCAAACTTGAATATGGGAAATGCTGCGTCTACAGAAGTTGTTGCGGAAAAAACTATTCAAGCATTGGGTTATATGGTTACAATTCGCCCGGGTTTTTTATCTAAGTTTTTAGGCTGGTCACTTATTATTCTTCCAAGAATTATGCGCATATATATTATGAGAATTATAATGGGTAAAATGGCTAAGTGA
- a CDS encoding sugar dehydrogenase complex small subunit, translated as MAAKIVKRELSRRKFFLIGGIAASALLIDKIAWSEQKFTLNQPKDYGQKRASLNDSEFLQLSKLLMNDDLLDAEMSKKIYQFLKKFKAEIYVLYEYIRTHSPLNNKTFKAYLLGNKKILIAYANIMKAWYSGVLIIGKSEMRFTYFDSYMFRLMAGLAPTPGICGGQTNYWAEKPNV; from the coding sequence ATGGCTGCTAAAATAGTTAAAAGGGAATTGAGTCGGCGTAAATTTTTTCTCATTGGAGGCATAGCAGCAAGCGCTCTATTAATAGATAAAATTGCCTGGTCCGAACAAAAATTTACATTAAATCAACCAAAAGATTATGGACAAAAGCGAGCAAGTTTAAATGATTCAGAATTTTTGCAGTTGTCAAAACTTCTTATGAATGATGATCTTTTAGATGCTGAAATGTCTAAAAAAATATATCAATTTTTGAAGAAATTTAAAGCAGAAATTTATGTATTGTATGAATATATACGCACCCACTCACCTCTAAATAATAAAACATTTAAAGCTTATTTATTAGGAAATAAAAAAATACTGATTGCTTATGCAAATATTATGAAAGCTTGGTATTCTGGTGTGCTCATAATTGGCAAATCAGAAATGCGTTTCACTTATTTCGATTCTTATATGTTTCGCTTGATGGCAGGGCTTGCACCGACTCCGGGTATCTGTGGTGGTCAAACAAATTACTGGGCTGAAAAACCTAATGTTTAA
- a CDS encoding GAF domain-containing protein, which yields MQQAEIFQNCENLNVNYTNMIQSEGIFLGIDLKNFKTIYASKNFSSIFNYEILRNSIDLLFTQISIIKITNFVARINKKEVKPRIISFLQIKYFNCLYDIPCAIYFTSSVLCIEFQSKFDSYKNNFDEIYYEETLQYIKSYSGNINKISHYICKYIAEVMNFERAYFCEFLQDDHGYVRASFQNGELESLLHHHFPASDLPLTVRSIYIKNKFRLISNIDYFQVPIEGSKDDIDLTLSFYRDIGKSHLTYLKNMGLKSSASFSIIIDGKLYGLFGCHSKIQNYTSVEILSKIQVLIDEFSRKILLFRYRKSKRIKSLGNAKINYFIKIYEKADCNLENIPNEKFEELKDTFEAKGFFYRYNNKFEKNLSVPHEFADKILSCLSKYFRNDLILIDKLIDLDPIFESWSKEVAAGIIVIKLNEDLSSFIVFLRPEYIQTVKWSGNPNSYNLEKDGTLNPRSSFSTWYQDTYCRSKPWSSTDYDMGLELQTKLTSLRSNYLVKSQLINRYLNRKIIQKDIQLTRNNLCLKNIFLIVNSIFAWSQEKYIPLKNKSSIDNHLLQEYSLEKIELKNFLINLSENISFNIKESFFENIKINLDISEKSILPVDQIFTLALIIHEFVHLSNKHSLIVKENRSIKIKWQENTNNTVISLHDNSDFFNQFKNASSDIDLIRFLISQLNGVGSWEKQNGVALKIILQRKALNLKNNLILN from the coding sequence ATGCAACAAGCAGAAATATTTCAAAATTGTGAAAATTTAAATGTTAATTACACAAATATGATTCAATCCGAAGGGATTTTTCTTGGCATTGATTTGAAAAATTTTAAAACCATATATGCTTCAAAAAACTTTTCGAGCATTTTCAATTATGAAATTTTGAGAAATTCAATCGATCTGCTTTTTACCCAGATTTCAATTATAAAAATTACAAACTTTGTCGCTCGAATAAATAAAAAAGAAGTAAAGCCAAGAATAATCTCCTTTCTTCAGATAAAATATTTTAATTGTCTATACGATATTCCATGCGCAATTTATTTCACAAGTTCAGTTTTATGCATAGAATTCCAAAGCAAATTTGATTCTTATAAAAATAATTTCGACGAAATTTATTATGAGGAAACCCTGCAATATATCAAATCATATTCTGGAAATATTAATAAAATATCTCATTATATCTGTAAGTATATCGCTGAAGTCATGAACTTTGAAAGAGCATATTTCTGTGAATTTTTACAAGATGACCACGGTTATGTTAGAGCTAGTTTTCAGAATGGAGAGTTAGAATCTTTGCTGCATCACCATTTTCCAGCATCGGATTTACCATTAACTGTAAGAAGTATTTATATTAAAAATAAATTTAGATTAATCTCTAATATAGATTACTTTCAAGTTCCCATAGAAGGATCTAAAGATGATATTGATTTAACATTATCTTTTTATAGAGATATTGGAAAAAGTCATTTAACTTATTTAAAGAATATGGGACTAAAATCATCTGCTTCTTTTTCTATCATTATAGATGGAAAGCTTTATGGACTATTTGGCTGCCACTCAAAAATTCAAAATTATACCTCAGTTGAAATATTATCTAAAATTCAAGTTTTAATAGATGAATTTTCTCGAAAAATATTACTTTTCCGATATAGAAAATCTAAAAGAATAAAGAGTTTAGGTAATGCAAAAATTAATTATTTTATAAAAATTTATGAAAAAGCAGATTGCAATTTAGAAAACATTCCAAACGAAAAATTTGAAGAATTAAAAGATACATTTGAAGCAAAAGGCTTCTTTTATAGATATAACAATAAATTTGAGAAAAACTTATCTGTTCCTCATGAATTTGCTGATAAAATTCTTAGCTGTCTCAGTAAATATTTCCGAAATGATCTTATTTTAATTGATAAGCTTATAGATTTAGATCCTATATTTGAGTCCTGGTCAAAAGAAGTTGCTGCTGGAATTATTGTTATAAAATTAAACGAGGACTTATCTTCATTTATTGTCTTTTTACGGCCAGAGTATATCCAGACTGTAAAATGGAGTGGGAATCCTAATAGTTATAATTTAGAAAAAGATGGAACGTTAAATCCTAGAAGCTCTTTTAGTACATGGTATCAAGATACATATTGCCGATCGAAACCTTGGTCATCTACAGATTATGATATGGGTTTAGAGCTGCAAACTAAACTCACTTCTTTACGCTCAAACTATTTAGTAAAATCACAACTTATAAATAGGTATTTAAATAGAAAAATTATACAAAAAGACATACAATTAACAAGAAATAATCTCTGCTTAAAAAACATCTTTCTAATCGTGAATTCTATTTTTGCTTGGAGCCAAGAAAAGTATATTCCTTTAAAAAACAAATCATCAATTGATAATCATTTATTACAAGAGTATTCTTTAGAAAAAATAGAATTAAAAAATTTCCTTATTAATTTATCTGAAAACATATCCTTTAATATAAAGGAAAGTTTTTTTGAAAATATTAAAATTAATTTAGATATATCAGAAAAATCAATACTTCCAGTAGATCAAATTTTCACCTTAGCCCTTATTATTCATGAATTTGTCCATTTATCAAATAAACATTCCCTTATAGTTAAAGAAAATAGATCCATTAAAATCAAATGGCAAGAAAATACGAACAACACAGTCATCTCACTGCATGACAATAGCGATTTCTTTAATCAATTTAAAAATGCTTCTTCCGATATCGACTTAATAAGATTTTTAATCTCCCAACTGAATGGCGTGGGAAGCTGGGAGAAACAAAATGGTGTTGCTTTAAAAATTATATTACAAAGAAAAGCATTAAACCTAAAAAATAATCTTATTTTAAATTAA